The following proteins come from a genomic window of Blastococcus sp. HT6-30:
- a CDS encoding response regulator transcription factor: MSIPSAAVTRVLVLADAPVLRRGLVGMIDETAGMQSVGAPGETRRAVPLAESARPDAVVVELGAGRGATLNACRDLRRRFPRAAIVAVSTSEDAAVVNEALAAGIRGYLLMNTSATLLGWAILAARAGRTVVDPQIRRVEGGAAPVGRELTPEVPLTRRESDVLDELILGQSNRKIGENLFISEDTVKSHVKAILRKLGARDRAHAVSMVLSARNGCTCGAHSLTAAPVEV, encoded by the coding sequence GTGTCCATCCCCAGTGCCGCCGTCACCCGGGTCCTCGTCCTCGCCGACGCGCCGGTCCTGCGTCGCGGCCTCGTCGGCATGATCGACGAGACCGCCGGCATGCAGTCCGTCGGCGCCCCCGGGGAGACCCGGCGGGCGGTCCCGCTGGCCGAGTCCGCCCGCCCCGACGCCGTCGTCGTCGAGCTCGGGGCCGGACGCGGCGCCACGCTGAACGCCTGCCGCGACCTGCGGCGCCGTTTCCCGCGGGCGGCGATCGTCGCCGTGTCGACCTCCGAGGACGCGGCCGTGGTCAACGAGGCGCTGGCCGCCGGCATCCGCGGCTACCTGCTGATGAACACCTCCGCGACCCTCCTCGGCTGGGCGATCCTGGCCGCCCGCGCCGGGCGCACGGTCGTCGACCCGCAGATCCGCCGGGTTGAGGGCGGCGCCGCGCCGGTGGGCCGCGAGCTGACCCCCGAGGTGCCGCTGACCCGACGCGAGTCCGACGTCCTCGACGAGCTGATCCTCGGCCAGTCGAACCGGAAGATCGGCGAGAACCTCTTCATCTCCGAGGACACCGTGAAATCCCACGTCAAGGCGATCCTGCGCAAGCTCGGCGCCCGCGACCGGGCGCACGCGGTCTCCATGGTCCTGTCGGCCCGCAACGGCTGCACCTGCGGCGCGCACAGCCTGACCGCCGCGCCCGTCGAGGTCTGA
- the ppc gene encoding phosphoenolpyruvate carboxylase: MSEATVDVADLRHHGSSGPGDRADDEPLRADIRLLGRVLGEVIGEHAGPDVLELVESTRVEAFRIRRSEVDRADLARRLAGLDVRSANHLIRAFSHFSVLANLAEDIHHERRRRHHRRAGSPPQQGSLAASFALLDQADIPVDTVARELAGALVCPVVTAHPTEVRRKTVFQVQRQVSRLIRERDRAGDGDGDADWSAQLWRSVLTLWQTALLRLSRLRLQDEIDEALRYYELSLFDVVPAINAELRQAVEQRWPGAGVLRRPMLLPGSWIGGDRDGNPFVTAEALRRATTRQAETALGHHLAELAQLRSELSMSDRLVTPTPQLYSLAEASRDDSPFRADEPYRRALTGISARLAATAVRVLGSVPGGAEAAGILPPYESPDELRADLDVVDTSLRSHGAGPLADDRLLRLRGAVEVFGFHLCGLDLRQNSAVHEQVVAELLAWAGVCEDYASLDEPARVALLAGELTLRRPLVRPDAELSDETRKELDVLLAAADQVALLGPRTIPNYVISMCGSVSDVLEVAVLLKEVGLLDPAGADGPTCPVGISPLFETIDDLQAAATTLGAVLDQPLYRSLVAARGDAQEVMLGYSDSNKDGGYLAANWALYRAELDLVEVARREGIRLRLFHGRGGTVGRGGGPSYEAIRAQPPGAVAGALRITEQGEVIAAKYADPDLARRNLEAMVAATLESTLLDVEGLGDDAEEAYALLDDLAARARQAYRDLVHETPGFVQWFRAATPIGELAELNIGSRPPSRKAGDSIADLRAIPWVFSWSQTRIMLPGWYGTGSALESWVDGSEERLERLRDLHRRWPFFRTVLSNMGMVLAKTDLGLAARYAELVPDEELRARVFDRITEEHGRTCRMALAITGDDDLLADNPALARSIRNRFPYLEPLHHLQVEMLRRRRSGEDDELTSRNIQLTINGIATALRNSG; the protein is encoded by the coding sequence GTGTCCGAAGCCACGGTCGACGTCGCTGATCTCCGCCACCACGGGTCCTCCGGTCCCGGTGACCGCGCCGACGACGAGCCGCTGCGCGCGGACATCCGGCTGCTCGGGCGCGTCCTCGGCGAGGTGATCGGCGAGCATGCCGGCCCCGACGTGCTGGAGCTGGTCGAGTCCACCCGCGTGGAGGCCTTCCGCATCCGCCGCTCGGAGGTCGACCGGGCCGACCTCGCCCGCCGGCTGGCCGGGCTCGACGTGCGGTCGGCCAACCACCTGATCCGCGCGTTCAGCCACTTCTCCGTGCTGGCCAATCTGGCCGAGGACATCCACCACGAACGCCGCCGCCGGCACCACCGGCGCGCCGGGTCCCCGCCGCAGCAGGGCAGCCTGGCAGCGTCCTTCGCGCTGCTCGACCAAGCGGACATCCCGGTCGACACGGTGGCCCGCGAGCTCGCCGGCGCCCTGGTCTGCCCGGTGGTCACCGCGCACCCTACCGAGGTCCGCCGCAAGACCGTGTTCCAGGTGCAGCGCCAGGTCAGCCGGCTGATCCGGGAACGGGACCGCGCGGGCGACGGCGACGGCGACGCCGACTGGTCCGCGCAGCTGTGGCGCTCGGTGCTCACCCTCTGGCAGACGGCGCTGCTGCGGCTGTCCCGGCTGCGGCTGCAGGACGAGATCGACGAGGCGCTGCGCTACTACGAGCTGTCGCTGTTCGACGTCGTACCTGCCATCAACGCCGAGCTCCGGCAGGCCGTCGAGCAGCGGTGGCCCGGCGCCGGGGTGCTGCGCCGGCCGATGCTCCTGCCCGGCTCCTGGATCGGCGGGGACCGGGACGGCAACCCCTTCGTCACCGCCGAGGCGCTGCGCCGGGCCACCACCCGGCAGGCGGAGACCGCGCTGGGCCACCACCTGGCGGAGCTCGCGCAGCTGCGCAGCGAGCTGTCCATGTCCGATCGACTGGTCACGCCCACTCCGCAGCTGTACTCGCTGGCCGAGGCCTCGCGTGACGACTCCCCGTTCCGCGCCGACGAGCCCTACCGGCGGGCGCTGACCGGGATCTCCGCGCGGCTGGCGGCCACCGCCGTCCGGGTGCTGGGCTCCGTCCCCGGTGGCGCCGAGGCCGCTGGCATCCTCCCGCCCTACGAGAGCCCCGACGAGCTGCGCGCCGACCTCGACGTCGTCGACACCTCGCTGCGCAGCCACGGCGCCGGGCCGCTCGCCGACGACCGGCTGCTGCGGCTGCGGGGGGCGGTCGAGGTCTTCGGCTTCCACCTGTGCGGGCTGGACCTCCGGCAGAACTCCGCCGTCCACGAGCAGGTGGTCGCCGAGCTGCTGGCCTGGGCCGGGGTGTGCGAGGACTACGCATCCCTCGACGAGCCGGCGCGGGTGGCGCTGCTGGCCGGCGAGCTGACGCTGCGCCGGCCGCTGGTGCGCCCGGACGCCGAGCTGTCCGACGAGACCCGCAAGGAGCTCGACGTCCTGCTCGCCGCCGCCGACCAGGTGGCGCTGCTGGGCCCGCGGACCATTCCCAACTACGTGATCAGCATGTGCGGGTCGGTGAGCGACGTGCTGGAGGTCGCGGTCCTGCTCAAGGAGGTCGGCCTGCTCGACCCGGCCGGTGCCGACGGCCCCACCTGCCCGGTGGGCATCTCGCCGCTGTTCGAGACGATCGACGACCTGCAGGCCGCCGCCACCACGCTCGGCGCCGTCCTCGACCAGCCGCTCTACCGCTCGCTCGTCGCGGCCCGGGGCGACGCGCAGGAGGTCATGCTGGGCTACTCCGACAGCAACAAGGACGGCGGCTACCTCGCCGCGAACTGGGCGCTGTACCGGGCCGAGCTGGACCTGGTGGAGGTCGCCCGCCGCGAGGGCATCCGGCTGCGGCTGTTCCACGGCCGCGGCGGCACCGTCGGCCGCGGGGGCGGCCCCAGCTACGAGGCGATCCGGGCCCAGCCGCCGGGCGCGGTGGCCGGCGCCCTGCGCATCACCGAGCAGGGGGAGGTGATCGCCGCCAAGTACGCCGACCCCGACCTCGCCCGCCGCAACCTCGAGGCCATGGTCGCCGCCACCCTGGAGTCCACCCTGCTGGACGTCGAGGGCCTCGGCGACGACGCCGAGGAGGCCTACGCGCTGCTCGACGACCTCGCGGCCCGCGCCCGGCAGGCCTACCGGGACCTGGTGCACGAGACGCCCGGCTTCGTGCAGTGGTTCCGGGCGGCCACCCCGATCGGGGAGCTGGCCGAGCTGAACATCGGCAGCCGGCCGCCGTCGCGCAAGGCCGGCGACTCGATCGCCGACCTGCGCGCGATCCCGTGGGTGTTCAGCTGGTCGCAGACCCGGATCATGCTGCCCGGCTGGTACGGCACCGGATCGGCGCTGGAGTCGTGGGTGGACGGCTCCGAGGAGCGGCTGGAGCGGCTGCGCGACCTGCACCGGCGGTGGCCGTTCTTCCGCACGGTGCTGTCGAACATGGGCATGGTCCTGGCCAAGACCGACCTGGGGCTGGCCGCCCGGTACGCGGAGCTGGTGCCCGACGAGGAGCTGCGGGCCCGGGTCTTCGACCGGATCACCGAGGAGCACGGGCGCACCTGCCGGATGGCGCTGGCCATCACCGGCGACGACGACCTGCTGGCCGACAACCCGGCGCTCGCCCGCTCGATCCGCAACCGGTTCCCGTACCTGGAGCCGCTGCACCACCTGCAGGTCGAGATGCTGCGGCGCCGGCGCAGCGGCGAGGACGACGAGCTCACCAGCCGCAACATCCAGCTGACGATCAACGGGATCGCGACCGCGCTGCGCAACAGTGGCTGA
- a CDS encoding zinc finger domain-containing protein: MPEGHTLFRLAREQQLLFAGRPVHVTSPQGRFEAGAGLLDGRVLDEVFSYGKHLFARFGGDSLHVHLGLYGSFTTGAGTPPPAKGALRMRWEADGPDGAGVWTDLRGPTACEVLATPEVDRILDRLGPDPLRPRADGTAAHRRIAGSRTAIGALLMDQSVLAGVGNVYRAEVLFRHRVSPFRPGRQVDADLWAAMWRDLVTLLRSGVRMGRIVTTRPEDRSRRSGAVRREDAHYVYRRTGLPCRLCGTEIRTQVMAGRNLYWCPVCQAV, encoded by the coding sequence ATGCCCGAGGGCCACACCCTGTTCCGCCTCGCGCGCGAGCAGCAGCTGCTGTTCGCCGGCCGGCCGGTGCACGTCACCAGCCCGCAGGGGCGTTTCGAGGCCGGCGCCGGTCTGCTCGACGGCCGGGTGCTCGACGAGGTCTTCTCCTACGGCAAGCACCTCTTCGCGCGCTTCGGCGGCGACAGCCTGCACGTGCACCTGGGCCTCTACGGCAGCTTCACCACCGGCGCCGGCACGCCGCCCCCGGCGAAGGGGGCGCTGCGGATGCGCTGGGAGGCCGACGGGCCCGACGGCGCCGGCGTGTGGACCGATCTGCGCGGGCCCACCGCCTGCGAGGTCCTGGCCACCCCCGAGGTGGACCGGATCCTGGACCGGCTGGGCCCCGACCCGCTCCGCCCCCGCGCCGACGGCACCGCCGCCCACCGGCGCATCGCCGGCAGCCGCACCGCCATCGGTGCCCTGCTGATGGACCAGTCGGTGCTGGCCGGCGTCGGGAACGTGTACCGGGCCGAGGTGCTCTTCCGGCACCGCGTCTCGCCGTTCCGCCCTGGCCGGCAGGTCGACGCCGACCTGTGGGCGGCGATGTGGCGGGACCTGGTCACCCTGCTGCGGAGCGGCGTCCGGATGGGCCGGATCGTCACCACCCGGCCCGAGGACCGCTCCCGGCGCAGCGGCGCGGTCCGGCGGGAGGACGCGCACTACGTCTACCGCCGCACGGGCCTGCCGTGCCGGCTCTGCGGCACCGAGATCCGCACCCAGGTGATGGCCGGGCGCAATCTCTACTGGTGCCCGGTCTGCCAGGCCGTCTGA
- a CDS encoding SRPBCC family protein, with translation MGQVVATTERVLRAPADVVRAALADYAVTRPQVLPEQYSDYRVDAGGQGAGTTVHWRLQATSKRVREQDVVVTETPDGALVETDTNSTMVTTWTVSGADAGVSTVRARTTWTGAGGIGGFFERTFAPKGLARIQDAMLTRLEQVLSAR, from the coding sequence ATGGGTCAGGTCGTCGCCACCACCGAACGGGTCCTTCGCGCACCGGCGGACGTCGTCCGTGCCGCGCTCGCCGACTACGCCGTCACCCGGCCGCAGGTGCTGCCCGAGCAGTACAGCGACTACCGGGTGGACGCCGGCGGGCAGGGCGCCGGCACGACGGTGCACTGGCGTCTGCAGGCCACCTCCAAGCGGGTGCGCGAACAGGACGTCGTCGTCACCGAGACCCCGGACGGGGCGCTCGTGGAGACCGACACCAACTCCACCATGGTGACCACCTGGACCGTCTCCGGCGCCGACGCCGGGGTCAGTACGGTGCGGGCCCGCACCACCTGGACCGGCGCCGGCGGGATCGGCGGCTTCTTCGAGCGCACGTTCGCCCCGAAGGGGCTGGCCCGCATCCAGGACGCCATGCTGACCCGGCTCGAGCAGGTGCTCTCCGCTCGCTGA
- a CDS encoding NADP oxidoreductase encodes MVDDSAPPPPTTGAPLRVAIVGAGPAGIYAADALTRQSEIPVAVDLVDRLPTPFGLVRHGIAPDHPKMRAIRDTLHRSLDHPLVRFVGNVEVGTDLTLAELRAHVDAVVYTYGAALDRHLGIEGEELPGSLAATDVVAWYTGHPDADRATVEAALAGVRSAVVIGVGNVALDVGRILARTAEELEPTDMPQHVIDVLAAAPVEEITVLGRRGPAQATFTTQELRELGELAAATVLVDPADLELDADAEARAATDRNASRNLKVLRDWSRHVPEAGRTRVRLRFYSRPVRLLGTDRVTGVEVERTAVDGDGRAIGTGRFEVVPADLVVRSVGYLGTPLPGLPVDERTGTVAHDGIGRVLRDGRPSAGEYVAGWIKRGPSGVVGHNKHDARETVAGLLADAADGTLRVRGPVDDLVHTLQARGAEPVLLDDWRAIDAAEQALGATRGRARTTLHERETLMAAVRAATAG; translated from the coding sequence GTGGTCGACGACAGCGCTCCCCCTCCCCCGACCACCGGCGCCCCGCTGCGGGTCGCCATCGTGGGCGCCGGCCCCGCCGGCATCTACGCCGCCGACGCGCTCACCCGGCAGAGCGAGATCCCCGTCGCCGTCGACCTGGTCGACCGGCTGCCGACACCGTTCGGCCTCGTCCGCCACGGCATCGCCCCCGACCACCCGAAGATGCGGGCCATCCGCGACACCCTGCACCGCAGTCTCGACCACCCACTGGTCCGGTTCGTCGGCAACGTGGAGGTCGGCACGGACCTCACCCTGGCCGAGCTGCGCGCGCACGTCGACGCCGTCGTCTACACCTACGGCGCCGCCCTCGACCGGCACCTGGGCATCGAGGGCGAGGAGCTGCCCGGCAGCCTGGCGGCCACCGACGTGGTGGCCTGGTACACCGGGCACCCCGACGCCGACCGCGCCACCGTGGAGGCGGCCCTCGCCGGCGTCCGGTCGGCCGTGGTGATCGGCGTGGGCAACGTCGCGCTCGACGTCGGCCGGATCCTCGCCCGCACCGCCGAGGAGCTGGAGCCCACCGACATGCCGCAGCACGTCATCGACGTGCTCGCCGCCGCGCCGGTGGAGGAGATCACCGTGCTCGGCCGCCGCGGCCCGGCGCAGGCCACCTTCACCACCCAGGAGCTGCGCGAGCTCGGCGAGCTGGCCGCGGCCACGGTGCTGGTCGACCCCGCCGACCTCGAGCTCGACGCCGACGCCGAGGCGCGCGCGGCCACCGACCGGAACGCCAGCCGCAACCTCAAGGTACTGCGCGACTGGTCGCGCCACGTGCCCGAGGCCGGCCGTACCCGGGTGCGGCTGCGCTTCTACTCGCGGCCGGTGCGGCTGCTGGGCACCGACCGGGTCACCGGCGTCGAGGTGGAGCGCACCGCCGTCGACGGGGACGGCCGGGCGATCGGCACCGGCCGGTTCGAGGTGGTCCCGGCCGACCTCGTGGTGCGGTCGGTGGGCTACCTCGGGACGCCGCTGCCCGGGCTGCCGGTCGACGAGCGCACCGGGACCGTTGCCCACGACGGCATCGGGCGGGTGCTGCGCGACGGCCGTCCCTCGGCCGGTGAGTACGTCGCCGGGTGGATCAAACGGGGTCCCAGCGGCGTGGTCGGGCACAACAAGCACGACGCGCGGGAGACCGTCGCAGGGCTCCTGGCCGACGCCGCGGACGGCACGCTGCGCGTGCGAGGGCCGGTCGACGACCTCGTGCACACCCTCCAGGCCCGGGGCGCAGAACCGGTGCTGCTCGACGACTGGCGCGCGATCGACGCCGCCGAGCAGGCCCTGGGCGCCACCCGCGGCCGGGCACGGACCACGCTGCACGAGCGGGAGACGTTGATGGCCGCCGTCCGCGCGGCCACGGCGGGCTAG
- a CDS encoding GNAT family N-acetyltransferase has protein sequence METTVVDVPERGRFEVRQGERVVGLASYHVENGQMTLPHTEVDPSVGGQGIGTTLVAGVLDAARERGLTVLPYCSFVRRYIQQHPELTYLVAVDDRPHFGLETADH, from the coding sequence ATGGAGACCACGGTGGTCGACGTCCCCGAACGGGGACGCTTCGAGGTCCGGCAGGGCGAGCGCGTCGTCGGACTGGCCAGCTACCACGTGGAGAACGGGCAGATGACCCTCCCGCACACCGAGGTGGACCCGTCCGTGGGCGGCCAGGGCATCGGGACGACGCTCGTCGCCGGCGTGCTCGACGCTGCCCGCGAGCGCGGGCTCACCGTGCTGCCGTACTGCTCCTTCGTCCGCCGCTACATCCAGCAGCACCCGGAGCTGACCTACCTGGTGGCCGTCGACGACCGCCCGCACTTCGGGCTGGAGACCGCCGACCACTGA
- a CDS encoding putative quinol monooxygenase — protein MSVVVVATITPKPDAVDAVREAILAAVPKVHAEPGCELYALHEADGVFVMVERWESPEALRAHGKAEALTTLGAALADKLAAPLDVRRLAAVPAGDPDKGAI, from the coding sequence GTGTCCGTCGTCGTCGTCGCCACCATCACCCCGAAGCCGGACGCGGTGGACGCCGTCCGGGAGGCGATCCTCGCCGCCGTGCCGAAGGTGCACGCCGAACCCGGGTGCGAGCTCTACGCCCTGCACGAGGCCGATGGCGTCTTCGTGATGGTGGAGCGGTGGGAGAGCCCCGAGGCGCTGCGCGCGCACGGCAAGGCCGAGGCCCTCACCACCCTGGGTGCGGCGCTGGCCGACAAGCTGGCCGCCCCGCTGGACGTGCGCCGGCTCGCCGCCGTTCCGGCCGGGGACCCGGACAAGGGCGCGATCTAG
- a CDS encoding inositol monophosphatase family protein, producing MAERWFLRRPAPDGDHLRVAVGGADVRAAALTLGMPPAGLAPAVHDPRLRALLGGGQAALVRRQWHPDGYAEAVVLRRTGVPLDHPAVRALAAGWGCERARLGSTDRSIAVPAPGPDATEADRFRHLAALAATRVEIAVALARDSGEERTKGDGSPSIAADEAAHAAAVEVLGPLGITVLSEERRDRPVGAGEPWIVLDPLDGTGNFSAGLPPWAFSAALVRDGVPVAGLVADLASGRRWTGLGGVGAERDAVPISPRPGSTVVVPSGPEGGAVVVPSTARRVRVTGCTAVDLCLVADGSAMAWHDLDRSGTHVHDVAGGLAVLLAAGGVARTGDGRPLTLDPDTDGLIRFVAAGSAGAAEELIRAVG from the coding sequence GTGGCTGAGCGCTGGTTCCTGCGCCGGCCCGCACCGGACGGTGACCACCTGCGGGTGGCGGTCGGCGGCGCCGACGTGCGGGCCGCGGCGCTCACCCTGGGGATGCCGCCCGCCGGGCTGGCGCCGGCGGTGCACGACCCGCGGTTGCGGGCGCTGCTGGGCGGCGGGCAGGCCGCGCTGGTGCGACGGCAGTGGCATCCGGACGGCTACGCCGAGGCGGTCGTGCTCCGGCGCACGGGCGTTCCCCTGGACCACCCGGCAGTGCGCGCGCTGGCCGCCGGGTGGGGCTGCGAACGGGCCCGGCTGGGCAGCACCGACCGGTCGATCGCCGTCCCGGCGCCCGGGCCCGACGCGACCGAGGCCGACCGGTTCCGCCACCTGGCGGCGCTGGCCGCGACCCGGGTGGAGATTGCGGTGGCGCTCGCCCGCGACAGCGGCGAGGAGCGCACCAAGGGCGACGGCAGCCCGTCGATCGCCGCCGACGAGGCCGCGCACGCTGCCGCGGTGGAGGTGCTGGGCCCGCTGGGGATCACCGTGCTGAGCGAGGAGCGGCGGGACCGCCCGGTCGGCGCGGGGGAGCCGTGGATCGTGCTGGACCCCCTCGACGGCACCGGCAACTTCTCCGCGGGGCTGCCGCCGTGGGCGTTCTCGGCGGCGCTGGTGCGCGACGGCGTCCCGGTCGCCGGTCTGGTGGCCGACCTGGCCTCGGGGCGGCGGTGGACCGGGCTGGGCGGGGTGGGCGCCGAGCGCGACGCGGTGCCGATCTCCCCGCGGCCGGGCAGCACCGTGGTGGTGCCGAGCGGGCCCGAGGGCGGGGCGGTCGTCGTCCCCTCGACGGCGCGCCGGGTCCGGGTGACCGGCTGCACCGCCGTCGACCTGTGCCTGGTGGCCGACGGCTCGGCCATGGCCTGGCACGACCTCGACCGCAGCGGCACCCACGTGCACGACGTCGCCGGTGGCCTGGCGGTGCTGCTGGCGGCGGGCGGGGTGGCGCGCACCGGCGACGGGCGGCCGCTCACGCTGGACCCGGACACCGACGGGCTGATCCGGTTCGTGGCCGCCGGGTCGGCCGGGGCCGCCGAGGAGCTGATCCGCGCGGTGGGCTAG
- a CDS encoding NAD-dependent protein deacetylase produces the protein MTLAPPAVPGAGAALDALADLVADGDVVVLSGAGLSTDSGIPDYRGATGSLRRHTPMTYQTFTRDPLGRHRYWARSFVGWRQMRAARPNDGHRAVAALQEAGLLSGVVTQNVDGLHQAGGARDVVELHGGLDRTVCLGCGDVADRAALDERLRDANPHFGPQADEINPDGDAELPDDVLDGFVMVDCLACGAGPLKPDVVFFGETVPRDRVDHCFSLVEDAGSLLVLGSSLTVMSGYRFVLRAAKLGIPVGIVNVGATRGDAKADVRVDAPLGEVLPALAARLAA, from the coding sequence GTGACCCTCGCACCACCCGCCGTCCCGGGGGCCGGCGCCGCGCTGGACGCCCTCGCCGACCTCGTCGCCGACGGAGACGTCGTGGTCCTGTCCGGGGCGGGTCTCTCCACCGACTCCGGCATCCCCGACTACCGGGGCGCCACCGGCAGCCTGCGCCGGCACACCCCCATGACGTACCAGACGTTCACCCGCGACCCGCTCGGCCGGCACCGCTACTGGGCCCGCAGCTTCGTGGGCTGGCGGCAGATGCGCGCGGCCCGGCCCAACGACGGGCACCGCGCGGTCGCCGCCCTGCAGGAGGCCGGGCTGCTGTCCGGCGTCGTCACGCAGAACGTCGACGGACTGCACCAGGCCGGCGGCGCCCGGGACGTCGTCGAGCTGCACGGTGGGCTGGACCGCACCGTCTGCCTGGGCTGCGGCGACGTCGCCGACCGCGCGGCGCTGGACGAGCGGCTGCGGGACGCGAACCCGCACTTCGGCCCGCAGGCCGACGAGATCAACCCCGACGGCGACGCCGAGCTCCCCGACGACGTGCTGGACGGCTTCGTGATGGTCGACTGCCTGGCCTGCGGGGCCGGGCCGCTCAAGCCCGACGTCGTCTTCTTCGGTGAGACGGTGCCCCGCGACCGGGTCGACCACTGCTTCTCCCTGGTGGAGGACGCCGGCAGCCTGCTGGTGCTCGGGTCCTCCCTCACCGTCATGAGCGGCTACCGCTTCGTGCTGCGGGCGGCCAAGCTGGGCATCCCGGTGGGGATCGTCAACGTCGGCGCCACCCGCGGTGACGCGAAGGCCGACGTGCGGGTCGACGCACCGCTGGGCGAGGTCCTGCCGGCGCTGGCGGCCCGCCTGGCCGCATGA
- a CDS encoding alpha/beta fold hydrolase: MHGMGSSHRDFTAVVPALAERFDLLNVDLPGTGRSPHLPERPTVAALTDAVERTLDEAGLQRVHVLGNSLGARLALELARRGRARSVVAIGPSGLNVLPERVVQGSGMALARVVMRTAQPLVEPLSRSAVGRAAMLFPLKARPWATRRDEAIGAREGFADSRDYWRILLWALLLDVPRGMDRIGCPVTLVQGAADWISSGQTVRYLPWIPGSRFRPLLAAGHAPHSDRPGTIVRIVEQTAARGRELPDRAAGNASARSTCPRQDSNLRHTV; this comes from the coding sequence ATGCACGGCATGGGCAGCTCGCACCGCGACTTCACCGCCGTCGTCCCCGCCCTGGCCGAGCGCTTCGACCTGCTCAACGTCGACCTCCCGGGCACCGGCCGCTCGCCGCACCTGCCCGAGCGCCCGACCGTCGCCGCGCTCACCGACGCGGTGGAACGCACCTTGGACGAGGCGGGACTCCAGCGGGTGCACGTGCTCGGCAACTCCCTGGGCGCCCGGCTCGCGCTGGAGCTCGCCCGTCGCGGCCGCGCCCGCTCGGTGGTCGCCATCGGCCCGTCCGGGCTGAACGTCCTGCCCGAGCGCGTCGTCCAGGGCAGCGGCATGGCGCTCGCCCGGGTCGTCATGCGCACCGCGCAGCCGCTGGTGGAGCCGCTCTCCCGCTCCGCCGTCGGCCGGGCGGCGATGCTGTTCCCGCTCAAGGCCCGTCCGTGGGCGACCCGGCGCGACGAGGCGATCGGCGCCCGCGAGGGGTTCGCCGACTCCCGCGACTACTGGCGGATCCTGCTCTGGGCGCTGCTGCTCGACGTCCCCCGCGGCATGGACCGGATCGGGTGCCCGGTCACCCTGGTACAGGGCGCCGCCGACTGGATCAGCTCCGGCCAGACCGTCCGCTACCTGCCCTGGATCCCGGGCTCCCGGTTCCGCCCGCTGCTGGCCGCCGGTCACGCGCCCCATTCGGACCGGCCCGGGACGATCGTCCGGATCGTCGAGCAGACCGCCGCCCGCGGCCGGGAGCTCCCCGATCGAGCCGCCGGGAACGCCTCGGCGCGCTCGACGTGCCCCCGGCAGGATTCGAACCTGCGACACACGGTTTAG
- a CDS encoding sulfotransferase → MRPPTVDSGSARAQVQRLFVVGCPRSGTTLLQSFLAAHPDVHSFPETHFFYRLRAAGDRAERGLIGAELAADLPQVARFLGRPGLPWPVPPTVRSVAGSFVATADAVTRDAGRTAWVEKTPANLYAIDLIERLVPGARVLHIVRDGADVVTSLCAVAGGWGSTYTVDQALDLWSECVALTAAHRDRPGHHVVSYADLAQQPEPTLRATCSAVGLEYSPAMVEGRAAAARGLIKDFEHWKGDNVGPLRYRPRERFAQAFDAATRRRIEERVGAVQLPEAAVR, encoded by the coding sequence ATGCGTCCTCCGACCGTCGACAGCGGCAGTGCCCGTGCGCAGGTGCAGCGGCTCTTCGTCGTCGGCTGCCCGCGGTCGGGCACCACGCTGCTGCAGTCCTTCCTGGCCGCCCACCCCGACGTCCACTCGTTCCCGGAGACGCACTTCTTCTACCGGCTGCGGGCCGCCGGTGACCGCGCCGAGCGGGGGCTGATCGGCGCCGAGCTCGCGGCGGACCTGCCCCAGGTCGCCCGTTTCCTGGGCCGGCCCGGTCTGCCCTGGCCGGTCCCCCCGACCGTGCGGTCAGTGGCCGGTTCGTTCGTGGCGACCGCGGACGCGGTGACCAGGGACGCGGGCCGCACCGCATGGGTGGAGAAGACCCCGGCCAATCTCTACGCGATCGACCTCATCGAGCGCCTCGTGCCCGGTGCGCGCGTCCTGCACATCGTCCGGGACGGCGCTGACGTGGTCACCAGCCTCTGCGCCGTGGCCGGCGGCTGGGGCAGCACCTACACCGTCGACCAGGCCCTCGACCTGTGGAGCGAGTGCGTCGCCCTCACCGCAGCGCACCGCGACCGGCCGGGCCACCACGTCGTCTCCTACGCCGACCTCGCGCAGCAGCCCGAGCCCACGCTGCGGGCCACCTGCTCGGCGGTCGGGCTGGAGTACTCCCCGGCGATGGTCGAGGGCCGGGCCGCCGCCGCGCGCGGCCTGATCAAGGACTTCGAGCACTGGAAGGGCGACAACGTCGGTCCGCTGCGGTACCGCCCGCGCGAGAGGTTCGCGCAGGCGTTCGACGCCGCGACCCGCCGTCGGATCGAGGAGCGGGTGGGCGCCGTGCAGCTGCCGGAGGCCGCCGTCCGCTGA